A region from the Variovorax sp. V93 genome encodes:
- a CDS encoding fumarylacetoacetate hydrolase family protein, translating to MNSSMTALADALIAARRNNRTLDAAPWTDALQDATQAYEVQDAVAAALGWFGDDGAVPRHWKSGGGSRSATLTHAPLPPAGVRASPADFSDLAFHVPGIEAEIALRLGQDVTPAQAAQLDHGDAASLIDAMAVSVEIVDSRWQDLAATPALLRLADSQVHGALAIGEWQSYAAVDWASQRCETKVGNAETVVREGTHPLADPAWLLPAWLRHVTRHGQTAPAGTVVTTGSWVGIVPCRRGDQVAVEFAGIGALRLSV from the coding sequence ATGAACTCATCGATGACCGCCCTCGCCGACGCGCTGATCGCCGCGCGCCGGAACAACCGCACCCTCGACGCCGCGCCCTGGACCGACGCGCTGCAAGACGCAACCCAGGCCTATGAAGTGCAGGACGCCGTGGCCGCCGCGCTCGGCTGGTTCGGCGACGACGGCGCCGTCCCCCGCCATTGGAAATCCGGCGGCGGCTCGCGCAGCGCCACGCTCACGCATGCGCCGCTGCCCCCGGCCGGCGTGCGCGCGAGCCCGGCCGATTTCAGCGACCTTGCCTTTCACGTACCCGGCATCGAGGCCGAGATCGCGCTGCGCCTCGGACAGGACGTGACGCCCGCGCAAGCCGCGCAGCTCGACCACGGCGATGCGGCTTCGCTCATCGACGCCATGGCCGTCTCCGTCGAGATCGTCGATTCGCGCTGGCAGGACCTGGCCGCCACGCCCGCCTTGCTGCGCCTGGCCGATTCGCAGGTGCACGGCGCGCTCGCGATCGGCGAATGGCAGTCCTATGCCGCGGTCGACTGGGCTTCGCAGCGCTGCGAAACGAAGGTCGGCAACGCCGAAACCGTGGTGCGCGAAGGCACCCATCCGCTGGCCGATCCCGCGTGGCTGCTGCCGGCCTGGCTGCGCCACGTCACGCGCCATGGGCAGACCGCGCCGGCCGGCACCGTGGTCACCACCGGCTCCTGGGTCGGCATCGTGCCCTGCCGCCGCGGCGATCAGGTGGCGGTGGAATTCGCGGGCATCGGCGCGCTGCGCTTGAGCGTGTAG
- a CDS encoding tripartite tricarboxylate transporter substrate binding protein: MQRRTLIQAAGAAAATLGVPRLFAQEWPSGPVRIVVGFPPGGGTDALARVVAQKLTVMWNQQVIVENKGGVAGVLAAEYVSQQPSDGSTLLMAHINSHALAPSLQPKLRYSVERDFVPIVLVGVTPNLLIASPAQKALTVKDIVAACKASPGTVSFGSAGAGSAQHLALEMFKLQAGVDALHVPYKGSGPLLADLMGGQIQYSFETMTAATPHVKSGRVLAVAQTRGKRAKGHPNVPTMQEQGFAGFEATTWYGLAGPGKLPQGIAEKVNRDVNTALAMPDVQEKLDTYGAEDGGGSQDKFKQFIATEIAKWAKVVKDGKVHVDT; encoded by the coding sequence ATGCAGAGACGTACGCTGATCCAAGCCGCGGGTGCCGCGGCCGCCACGCTGGGCGTGCCCCGGCTCTTCGCGCAGGAGTGGCCTTCGGGGCCGGTGCGCATCGTGGTGGGCTTTCCGCCCGGCGGCGGCACCGATGCGCTCGCACGCGTGGTGGCCCAGAAACTCACGGTGATGTGGAACCAGCAGGTCATCGTCGAGAACAAGGGCGGCGTGGCCGGCGTGCTGGCGGCCGAATACGTGTCGCAGCAGCCCAGCGACGGCAGCACGCTGCTGATGGCGCACATCAACAGCCATGCGCTCGCGCCCAGCCTGCAGCCCAAGCTGCGCTACAGCGTGGAGCGCGACTTCGTGCCGATCGTGCTGGTGGGCGTCACGCCCAACCTGCTGATCGCCAGCCCGGCGCAGAAGGCGCTCACGGTGAAGGACATCGTGGCGGCATGCAAGGCCTCGCCCGGCACGGTGAGCTTCGGTTCGGCGGGCGCGGGGTCGGCGCAGCACCTGGCGCTGGAAATGTTCAAGCTGCAGGCCGGGGTCGATGCGCTGCATGTGCCCTACAAGGGCAGCGGCCCTCTGCTGGCCGACCTGATGGGCGGCCAGATCCAGTACAGCTTCGAGACCATGACCGCGGCCACGCCGCACGTGAAGAGCGGCCGCGTGCTGGCCGTGGCGCAAACGCGCGGCAAGCGCGCCAAGGGACATCCGAACGTGCCGACGATGCAAGAGCAGGGCTTCGCGGGTTTCGAGGCCACCACATGGTACGGGCTCGCGGGCCCGGGCAAGCTGCCGCAGGGCATTGCCGAGAAGGTGAACCGCGACGTCAACACGGCACTCGCGATGCCCGACGTGCAGGAAAAGCTCGACACCTATGGCGCCGAGGATGGCGGCGGGTCGCAGGACAAGTTCAAACAGTTCATTGCCACCGAGATCGCCAAGTGGGCGAAGGTGGTGAAGGATGGCAAGGTGCATGTGGACACTTGA
- a CDS encoding alanine--glyoxylate aminotransferase family protein: MLQLDLHPTGRHFLQIPGPSPVPDRILRAMSLPTIDHRGPEFGTLGLKVLGGIKQIFKTKHPVAIYPASGTGAWEAALANTLSPGDHVLMYETGHFASLWQKMATRLGLSTEFLAWSGKDEQLPAAPSWRRGVQADLIEARLRKDTERKIKAVCVVHNETSTGVTSDIASVRKAIDAAGHPALLMVDSISGLASADFRHDEWGVDVTISGSQKGLMLPPGISFNALSPRALEASKSARLPRAFWAWDEIVEMNKDGYWPYTPNTNLLYGLSESLDMLLAEGLDNVFARHQRWAAGVRAAVNAWGLPIQCADPAVYSPVLTGVITPEGVDADALRRLIHQRFDLSLGTGLGKLKGRMFRMGHLGDSNDLTLVAMVAGVEMGMKLSGIKLAGSGVQAAMDHFASHAAAHAGLQKAA, from the coding sequence ATGCTGCAACTCGACCTCCATCCCACCGGCCGCCACTTCCTCCAGATTCCCGGGCCGAGCCCGGTGCCCGACCGCATCCTGCGGGCCATGAGCCTGCCGACCATCGACCACCGCGGGCCCGAGTTCGGAACACTGGGGCTCAAGGTGCTCGGCGGCATCAAGCAGATCTTCAAGACCAAGCATCCGGTCGCGATCTACCCCGCTTCCGGCACCGGCGCCTGGGAGGCTGCGCTCGCCAACACGCTGAGCCCGGGCGACCACGTGCTGATGTACGAGACCGGCCACTTCGCATCGCTGTGGCAGAAGATGGCCACGCGGCTCGGCCTGTCGACCGAATTCCTCGCCTGGTCCGGCAAGGACGAGCAGCTGCCCGCCGCACCCAGCTGGCGCCGCGGCGTGCAGGCCGACCTCATCGAGGCCCGCCTGCGCAAGGACACCGAAAGGAAGATCAAGGCGGTGTGCGTGGTGCACAACGAAACCTCCACCGGCGTCACTTCCGACATCGCCTCGGTGCGCAAGGCCATCGATGCGGCGGGCCACCCGGCCCTGCTGATGGTCGACAGCATCTCGGGTTTGGCGAGCGCCGATTTCCGGCATGACGAATGGGGCGTGGACGTCACCATCAGCGGCTCGCAGAAGGGCCTGATGCTGCCGCCGGGCATCAGCTTCAACGCACTCTCGCCGCGCGCGCTCGAAGCCTCGAAAAGCGCCAGGCTGCCGCGCGCGTTCTGGGCCTGGGACGAGATCGTGGAGATGAACAAGGACGGCTACTGGCCCTACACGCCCAACACCAACCTGCTCTACGGCCTGTCGGAATCGCTCGACATGCTGCTGGCCGAAGGGCTGGACAACGTGTTTGCGCGCCATCAGCGCTGGGCCGCCGGCGTGCGCGCGGCAGTCAATGCCTGGGGCCTGCCGATCCAGTGCGCCGACCCGGCCGTGTATTCGCCCGTGCTCACCGGCGTGATCACGCCCGAGGGCGTCGATGCCGATGCGCTGCGCCGCCTGATCCACCAGCGCTTCGACCTTTCGCTGGGCACCGGCCTGGGCAAGCTCAAGGGCCGCATGTTCCGCATGGGCCACCTGGGCGACAGCAACGACCTGACGCTGGTGGCCATGGTCGCGGGCGTCGAGATGGGCATGAAGCTCAGTGGCATCAAGCTCGCGGGCAGCGGCGTGCAGGCCGCGATGGACCATTTCGCGAGCCATGCGGCGGCGCATGCCGGCCTGCAGAAGGCCGCGTAG
- a CDS encoding GntR family transcriptional regulator, protein MTADIIEISRLALHDQVASRLRTMLVEGHIAPGAKLNERELCLQLRVSRTPLREAIKLLAAEGLVDLLPNRGAVAVKLTEADVLNTFEVLAMLEGMSGELAAKRITDEELAEVRALHYEMMACFARRDLSGYYRLNARIHTAINEAAGNPVLAGTYRSINARVQSLRFRTNQDEAKWKHAVEEHEQMVQALAARDAPAMRKVLVAHLMRKRDTVLELMRTGQIYPQAHNKAS, encoded by the coding sequence ATGACCGCCGACATCATCGAAATCTCACGCCTCGCGCTGCACGACCAGGTGGCTTCGCGCCTGCGCACGATGCTGGTCGAGGGGCATATCGCGCCCGGTGCCAAGCTCAACGAGCGCGAGCTCTGCCTCCAGCTGCGCGTCTCGCGCACGCCGCTGCGCGAGGCCATCAAGCTGCTCGCGGCCGAAGGGCTGGTCGACCTGCTGCCCAACCGCGGCGCGGTGGCGGTGAAGCTCACCGAGGCCGACGTGCTCAACACCTTCGAGGTGCTGGCCATGCTCGAAGGCATGTCGGGCGAGCTGGCGGCCAAGCGCATCACCGACGAAGAACTGGCCGAGGTGCGCGCGCTGCATTACGAAATGATGGCCTGCTTCGCGCGGCGCGATCTCTCGGGCTACTACCGCCTCAACGCGCGCATCCACACCGCCATCAACGAGGCCGCGGGCAACCCGGTGCTGGCCGGCACCTACCGCTCCATCAATGCCCGCGTGCAGTCGCTGCGCTTTCGCACCAACCAGGACGAGGCCAAGTGGAAGCACGCGGTCGAGGAGCACGAACAGATGGTCCAGGCGCTGGCCGCGCGCGATGCGCCGGCGATGCGCAAGGTGCTGGTCGCGCACCTGATGCGCAAGCGCGACACGGTGCTCGAGCTGATGCGCACCGGCCAGATCTATCCCCAGGCCCACAACAAGGCGAGCTGA